Proteins from one Rosa chinensis cultivar Old Blush chromosome 7, RchiOBHm-V2, whole genome shotgun sequence genomic window:
- the LOC112179311 gene encoding probable trehalose-phosphate phosphatase D encodes MTNQNVLISDVKGVVVAVAAMKNQSVFSSSVANSMIESGGGGGCNFTIPRSIKLLKVETAEVGGVGGGAARVNAWVDSLRASSPPRVKSTTTALSTLSQTGDEENSWNLRHPSAMSMFEQITNASKGKQIIMFLDYDGTLSPIVEDPDRAFMSNEMRKAVRAVARYFPTAIVSGRCRDKVYSFVKLSELYYAGSHGMDIRGPSKSNEYKNANQAVLFQPANEFLPMIDEVCKILVEKTKSISGARVENNKFCLSVHFRCVEEKSWAALAEQVRLVLNEYPKLKLTQGRKVLEIRPTIKWDKGKALEFLLESLGYANSSEVLPVYIGDDRTDEDAFKVLSDRGQGFGILVSKVPKETNASYSLQEPAEVKDFLRRLVKWKRLTLQQRKIDS; translated from the exons atgaccAACCAAAATGTGCTTATTTCCGATGTCAAAGGCGTGGTTGTGGCTGTTGCTGCCATGAAGAATCAGTCTGTGTTCTCTTCATCGGTGGCGAATTCCATGATTGAatcaggaggaggaggcgggTGTAATTTCACCATTCCCAGGAGTATTAAGCTCTTGAAGGTTGAGACTGCAGAGGTTGGTGGTGTTGGTGGTGGAGCTGCCCGAGTCAATGCTTGGGTGGACTCATTGAGAGCTTCGTCACCGCCGCGTGTTAAATCCACCACCACTGCCCTCTCCACTCTTTCTCAAACTGGGGATGAAGAAAACTCTTGGAAT CTTCGTCACCCATCAGCTATGAGCATGTTTGAGCAGATCACAAATGCTTCAAAGGGGAAGCAGATTATCATGTTTCTTGACTACGATGGTACTCTTTCACCCATTGTTGAAGACCCAGACAGAGCATTCATGTCCAATGAG ATGAGAAAAGCTGTGAGGGCAGTTGCTAGATATTTTCCTACAGCCATAGTTAGTGGGAGGTGCAGAGACAAG GTTTATAGCTTTGTGAAATTATCAGAGCTTTATTACGCAGGAAGCCATGGGATGGACATTAGAGGACCATCCAAAAGTAACGAGTACAAGAAT GCTAATCAAGCAGTTCTCTTCCAACCAGCCAATGAATTTTTACCCATGATTGATGAG GTGTGCAAAATTCTAGTGGAGAAAACCAAATCCATCTCAGGAGCTAGGGTGGAAAATAATAAGTTTTGTTTATCTGTACACTTCCGTTGTGTTGAGGAGAAG AGTTGGGCTGCTCTGGCAGAGCAAGTTAGATTGGTGCTAAATGAGTATCCAAAGCTGAAGCTGACTCAAGGGAGAAAG GTCTTAGAGATTAGGCCAACTATCAAATGGGACAAGGGCAAAGCACTTGAATTCTTGCTAGAGTCATTAG GGTATGCCAACTCAAGTGAAGTATTACCGGTCTATATCGGAGATGATAGAACAGATGAGGATGCTTTCAAG GTTTTAAGCGACAGAGGACAAGGATTTGGAATTCTTGTTTCTaaagttccaaaagaaacaaatgctTCTTATTCCTTGCAAGAACCAGCAGAG GTCAAGGACTTTTTGCGACGTTTAGTGAAGTGGAAAAGATTGACGTTGCAACAACGAAAAATAGACTCGTAG